From Aedes albopictus strain Foshan chromosome 1, AalbF5, whole genome shotgun sequence, one genomic window encodes:
- the LOC134285515 gene encoding uncharacterized protein LOC134285515: MALATLVLVVFHLMASSSCQIANPTKEENDYELPEIILLPPVNISDTGNDSYPDMRYILGDIFFPQYNYTDSYYDDQSGWMYGDEFFPWGNVGTGFNLHPSGSLRMSGEAEEPDYNYAVNDRPLFTTNVDSDAIHASDNSVKRTPKMSVSMPTGSQPVVEPLRPMYGGSTSWNAMMPAATAGKAAIVKKKRIITTTVATTTAAAEKNRLRRKRPISTTTTTTTTTVPSTQRSKLRRKITTTTVEPFRKRRTTTSSYAN; this comes from the exons ATGGCCTTGGCTACACTTGTTCTAGTTGTGTTTCACCTG ATGGCTTCCAGCAGTTGCCAAATCGCGAATCCAACAAAAGAAGAAAACGATTATGAGCTTCCCGAAATAATACTGCTTCCTCCAGTGAACATCAGCGATACTGGAAATGATTCGTACCCCGACATGCGATACATACTCGGTGACATTTTCTTCCCGCAGTACAACTATACCGATAGCTACTATGACGACCAGAGCGGATGGATGTATGGTGACGAGTTCTTTCCCTGGGGTAACGTTGGCACTGGTTTCAATTTGCATCCTAGTGGATCTCTAAGAATGTCCGGAGAAGCGGAGGAGCCTGACTACAACTATGCCGTTAACGATCGTCCACTGTTCACCACCAACGTGGACTCAGATGCTATTCATGCGAGCGACAACTCCGTGAAAAGAACTCCTAAGATGTCCGTGTCGATGCCAACCGGTTCCCAACCGGTAGTTGAACCACTCCGTCCAATGTACGGCGGTAGTACATCTTGGAACGCGATGATGCCGGCAGCAACAGCTGGGAAAGCGGCAATTGTGAAAAAGAAAAGGATTATAACAACAACGGTGGCCACGACAACGGCGGCAGCCGAAAAGAATCGACTTAGACGGAAACGTCCCATTTCGACGACAACGACTACGACGACTACAACAGTGCCGAGCACCCAACGGTCCAAGTTGAGACGGAAGATAACCACTACAACGGTCGAACCCTTCCGGAAGCGTAGAACAACTACGAGCTCTTATGCCAATTGA